AGATTTATAGGAATCTTGACCGAACATTTTGCAGGAGCTTTTCCTATATGGCTAGCACCGGTACAGGTAAAATTAATTTCTGTCACTGATAGAAGCAACGACTATATAGATAAAATATATGATAATTTGATAGACAAACAAGTAAGAGTGGAAAAAGATACAAGAAACGAAAAAATAGGATATAAGATCAGAGAAGCTCAACTGGAAAAGATCCCTTATATGTTAATAATAGGAGATAAAGAGCTAGAAAGCAATACTGTGGCAGTGAGATCCAGAAAAGACGGGGATTTAGGTGCTAGAAAATTAGAGGATTTTATAGATGATTTGCTAGATCAAATAAAAAGCAAAACATATTAAACATAACTATTTGACATCGGCCTGTAATTATGCTATCATTAAAAATGTTAAAATCAAGAAGAAGCTATCCACTTCTCACCTTTCAGCTTCGCTAGGAAGGTTAATAATGACACTAAAAATGTTTTGTTTGTCTTATAAATAAAAAAGTGGGTAGTTTACCCGCTTTTATTTTTTTGTAAAGTTTTTATGTGTTTTTGCTATATAAGCAGTTAATGAATAGCTGCTTTAAAATTCCGGAGGTGAGTCAATATTAGCAAAGATTTTAGAGTTAATGAAGGGATAAGGGAAAGCAAGGTAAGGGTGGTAGATGAGGACGGGAAACAGCTAGGGGTATTGACATTAGACGAGGCATTAGAAATTGCATATAGAAAAAAGCTGGATCTTGTAGAGGTCGCACCAAATGCAAGGCCCAAGGTATGTAGGATTATGGATTTTGGGAAATATAAGTTTGAGTTGACCAAAAAAGAGAAAGAAGCTAAAAAGAAGCAAAAGGTTATAAATATCAAAGAGATTAGGCTTTCCCCTACAATTGAGGAGCATGACCTTAAAGTTAAGGCTAATAATGCATTAAGATTTTTAAAATCTGGAGATAAGGTTAAAGTTACCATAAGATTTAGAGGCAGGGAAATGGCGCATATGGAAATAGGTAAGAAAGTTATGCAGGATTTTACAAATTTGCTTGCCGATACATGCCAAATTGAAAAGAGGCCCAAAACTGAGGGTAGAAATATGATTATGGTATTAGCACCTAAACAATTATAATAACACAGGAAGGAGCACTGATCATGCCAAAAATGAAGACCCATAGAGGAGCTGCTAAAAGATTTAAATTGACTAAAAGTGGCAAAATCAAAAGAGCTAAAGCTTATAAAAGTCATATATTGACTAAAAAATCATCAAAAAGAAAAAGAAACCTAAGGAAACCGGGTTTTGTAAGTAAAAATGA
This genomic window from Clostridia bacterium contains:
- the infC gene encoding translation initiation factor IF-3 → MSKDFRVNEGIRESKVRVVDEDGKQLGVLTLDEALEIAYRKKLDLVEVAPNARPKVCRIMDFGKYKFELTKKEKEAKKKQKVINIKEIRLSPTIEEHDLKVKANNALRFLKSGDKVKVTIRFRGREMAHMEIGKKVMQDFTNLLADTCQIEKRPKTEGRNMIMVLAPKQL
- the rpmI gene encoding 50S ribosomal protein L35; translated protein: MPKMKTHRGAAKRFKLTKSGKIKRAKAYKSHILTKKSSKRKRNLRKPGFVSKNESDVIKKLIPYK